Proteins encoded together in one Geothermobacter ehrlichii window:
- a CDS encoding TRAP transporter large permease produces LACMIFAAVSGSSPATVAAIGSIVIAGMVKAGYPEELAAGVITNAGTLGILIPPSIVMLVYAAATEESAARLFMAGFLPGLLMGTMLMIVIYVVARIKKLPPQPWQGFGNLAKSFASAFWGLMLIFIVLGSIYGGICSPTEAAAISAVYAYFVAIFVYRDMGPLKGVPWRQNPDDSIGRIIFHNVSQLLLALPRSIVHPDTRKVFRDASKVSIMLLFIIGNAMLFAHVLTSERIPHHIAEIIVGWGLPSWGFLIVVNLLLLAAGNFMEPSAILLIMAPILFPIAVKLGIDPIHLGVIMVVNMEIGMITPPVGLNLFVTAGITGHNITWVLRAALPWLLILLTFLALITYIPQISLFLPEYIDHLKGY; encoded by the coding sequence CTGGCCTGCATGATCTTCGCCGCCGTCTCCGGCTCGTCGCCCGCCACCGTCGCCGCCATCGGCTCGATCGTCATCGCCGGCATGGTCAAGGCGGGCTATCCCGAGGAACTGGCCGCCGGCGTCATCACCAACGCCGGCACCCTGGGCATCCTCATCCCGCCCTCCATCGTCATGCTGGTCTACGCGGCGGCGACCGAAGAATCGGCCGCCCGGCTGTTCATGGCCGGATTTCTGCCCGGCCTGCTGATGGGCACCATGCTGATGATCGTCATCTACGTGGTGGCCCGCATCAAGAAACTGCCCCCCCAGCCCTGGCAGGGCTTCGGCAACCTGGCCAAGTCGTTCGCCAGCGCCTTCTGGGGGCTGATGCTGATCTTCATCGTGCTCGGCTCGATCTACGGCGGCATCTGCAGCCCGACCGAAGCGGCGGCTATCTCGGCGGTCTACGCCTATTTCGTCGCCATCTTCGTCTATCGCGACATGGGTCCGCTCAAGGGCGTTCCCTGGCGGCAGAACCCGGACGACTCCATCGGCCGGATCATCTTCCACAACGTCAGCCAGCTCCTCCTGGCCCTGCCGCGCTCCATCGTGCATCCGGATACCCGCAAGGTGTTCAGGGACGCCTCCAAGGTCTCCATCATGCTGCTGTTCATCATCGGCAACGCCATGCTGTTCGCCCACGTGCTGACCAGCGAACGGATTCCGCACCACATCGCCGAGATCATCGTCGGCTGGGGCCTGCCGTCCTGGGGCTTCCTCATCGTCGTCAACCTGCTGCTGCTGGCTGCCGGCAACTTCATGGAGCCATCGGCCATCCTGCTGATCATGGCGCCGATCCTCTTTCCCATCGCCGTCAAGCTCGGCATCGACCCCATCCATCTCGGGGTCATCATGGTGGTCAACATGGAAATCGGCATGATTACGCCGCCGGTCGGCCTGAACCTGTTCGTGACCGCCGGCATCACCGGCCACAACATCACCTGGGTCCTCAGGGCCGCCCTGCCCTGGCTGCTGATCCTGTTGACCTTCCTGGCGCTGATTACCTACATTCCGCAGATTTCACTCTTTCTGCCGGAATATATTGACCATCTCAAAGGCTACTAG
- a CDS encoding universal stress protein, which yields MLPAYRTILVTTDLTPNSEHAFKHAVVLARQTDAKIHLLHVVPEIDATFRTYVSAVMGEGKLAKFEKTHEEEAREEVRQELDHLARTELKNHPEDLDRFAGTIVLHGHPVPQILKTADVIVMGTHGKGALEYTFLGSTAEKVLRKSKRPVFVVPLPA from the coding sequence ATGCTTCCAGCTTACAGAACCATCCTGGTCACCACCGATCTGACGCCCAATTCGGAACATGCCTTCAAGCACGCCGTGGTTCTGGCCCGACAGACGGACGCAAAGATCCACCTGCTGCACGTCGTTCCGGAAATCGACGCCACCTTCCGTACTTACGTCTCGGCGGTGATGGGTGAAGGGAAACTGGCCAAATTCGAAAAGACCCACGAAGAGGAGGCCCGGGAGGAGGTCCGCCAGGAACTCGACCACCTAGCCCGGACCGAACTGAAGAATCACCCAGAAGACCTCGACCGTTTCGCCGGCACCATCGTGCTTCACGGTCACCCGGTGCCGCAGATTCTGAAAACCGCCGACGTGATCGTGATGGGAACGCACGGCAAAGGTGCCCTCGAATACACCTTTCTCGGCAGCACCGCCGAAAAGGTGCTGCGTAAATCGAAGCGGCCGGTCTTCGTCGTTCCACTGCCCGCCTGA
- a CDS encoding TAXI family TRAP transporter solute-binding subunit, with protein MKYLRLLALLLGLVLFPGVVPATPARLSFVGGPDGGTFQYFSNGIATRLNRQRPATFQVVHLPSAGSVENIRRVNSGDADFGIAYSGDTWLARQGKLSDDPKPYRNIRAVAFLYGAPAHLVVPADSTIRSVEDLAGHSIAVGATGSGAATAARRYFSVLGLWSKLRVKMIGYNRAAQALAAGQVDAMWAFAGFPNASITQLAAKMPIRLLDTWPAGRKQGLDRVFPFYTPVTIPAGTYAGVDTEIKTFQDAAIWIAGKHLDADLVRQALEEIFSPEGLTFMVRVKKTAKEMSIGSGLTGIVIPVHPGAAAFWRSKGLKAIPVE; from the coding sequence ATGAAGTACCTGCGTCTTCTTGCCCTCTTGCTCGGCCTGGTGCTGTTTCCCGGAGTTGTCCCTGCGACACCGGCCCGGCTCTCCTTCGTCGGCGGGCCCGATGGCGGCACCTTCCAGTATTTTTCCAACGGCATCGCCACCCGGCTCAACCGGCAGCGCCCGGCGACCTTCCAGGTTGTTCACCTGCCCTCCGCCGGATCAGTGGAAAACATACGCCGGGTCAACAGCGGCGATGCCGATTTCGGCATCGCCTACTCGGGAGACACCTGGCTGGCCCGGCAGGGTAAACTGAGCGACGATCCGAAACCCTACCGCAACATCCGGGCCGTGGCCTTTCTCTACGGCGCGCCGGCGCATCTCGTCGTTCCGGCCGACAGTACCATCCGCAGCGTCGAGGACCTTGCCGGCCACAGCATCGCCGTCGGTGCCACCGGTTCCGGCGCCGCCACCGCCGCCCGGCGCTACTTTTCGGTCCTGGGACTCTGGTCGAAGCTGCGGGTGAAGATGATCGGCTACAACCGGGCGGCCCAAGCCTTGGCCGCAGGCCAGGTCGACGCCATGTGGGCCTTCGCCGGTTTTCCCAACGCCAGCATCACCCAGCTGGCGGCCAAGATGCCGATCCGGCTGCTCGACACCTGGCCGGCAGGCCGGAAACAGGGGCTGGACAGGGTCTTCCCCTTCTACACGCCAGTCACCATTCCGGCCGGCACCTACGCCGGGGTCGATACCGAAATTAAAACCTTTCAGGATGCGGCCATCTGGATCGCCGGCAAGCACCTCGACGCCGACCTGGTGCGGCAGGCACTGGAAGAAATCTTCTCTCCCGAAGGGCTGACTTTCATGGTGCGGGTCAAAAAGACGGCGAAAGAGATGTCCATCGGCAGCGGGCTGACCGGCATCGTCATTCCGGTGCATCCCGGAGCGGCCGCTTTCTGGCGCAGCAAGGGGCTGAAAGCGATCCCGGTCGAGTAA
- a CDS encoding dihydrolipoamide acetyltransferase family protein: MATEIIMPKLSDTMEEGTILEWRVKEGDAVRQGEIIAEVETDKAAMEMEAWEDGVISRIAVVEGETVPVGTVIAVLDGPVATAQAAVDRDVKQESFGPSADREPADAATAVAAPQASSTAEAEKGAESAPGDRRAVSPLARKKAGELGVDLTAVRGSGPGGRVVARDVEAAAGAAKAAQQPPEKGRGKQKSVRIRRIMARKMTEGWTTIPHFYVTYAIDMTDVIRFRKDLGVTINDFVLTAVARSLHEHPWVNSWWVDGEAVEQPQVNIAMAVSTERGLYNPVLKDCARLSLKEISRRAAALAEKAHQYRLAPEDLEDGTFTISNMGMLGVESFRAIITPPQAAVLAVGTVRGEVVVDENGEPAVAPIARMTLAADHRILDGVDAAEFMLTLKSYLEAPVTLVSCDYGEDA, from the coding sequence ATGGCCACGGAAATCATCATGCCCAAGCTGAGCGACACCATGGAAGAGGGAACCATTCTCGAATGGCGGGTCAAGGAAGGGGATGCCGTCCGGCAGGGGGAGATCATCGCCGAGGTGGAGACCGACAAGGCCGCCATGGAAATGGAGGCCTGGGAGGATGGCGTGATCAGCCGCATTGCCGTGGTCGAAGGGGAGACGGTTCCGGTCGGTACGGTCATCGCCGTTCTTGACGGGCCGGTTGCGACGGCACAGGCCGCGGTCGACAGAGACGTGAAGCAGGAGTCTTTCGGGCCTTCTGCCGACAGGGAGCCGGCAGATGCCGCAACGGCCGTTGCCGCTCCACAGGCGTCGTCGACGGCCGAAGCGGAGAAAGGTGCCGAATCCGCGCCCGGCGACCGCCGGGCGGTCTCACCCCTGGCGCGGAAAAAGGCCGGCGAACTCGGTGTCGATCTGACGGCTGTTCGGGGCAGTGGACCCGGCGGCCGGGTGGTGGCGCGGGATGTCGAGGCGGCCGCCGGTGCGGCGAAGGCCGCGCAGCAGCCGCCGGAGAAAGGACGCGGCAAACAGAAGTCGGTCCGAATCCGTCGCATCATGGCGCGCAAGATGACCGAGGGCTGGACCACCATCCCCCATTTCTACGTCACCTACGCCATCGACATGACCGATGTCATCCGCTTTCGCAAGGATCTCGGCGTTACCATCAACGATTTCGTGCTGACCGCTGTCGCCCGGAGCCTGCACGAGCATCCCTGGGTCAACAGCTGGTGGGTTGACGGCGAGGCGGTGGAGCAGCCGCAGGTCAACATCGCCATGGCCGTCTCCACCGAGCGTGGTCTCTACAATCCGGTGCTCAAGGACTGCGCCCGGCTGAGCCTGAAGGAGATCAGCCGCCGGGCGGCGGCGCTTGCCGAAAAGGCCCATCAATACCGGCTGGCTCCCGAGGATCTGGAAGACGGCACCTTCACCATCTCCAACATGGGGATGCTGGGGGTCGAGTCCTTTCGCGCCATCATCACGCCGCCGCAAGCGGCGGTGCTCGCCGTCGGCACCGTGCGCGGGGAGGTGGTGGTCGATGAAAACGGCGAACCGGCGGTGGCCCCGATTGCGCGCATGACCCTGGCCGCCGACCACCGGATTCTCGACGGAGTCGACGCCGCCGAGTTCATGCTGACCCTGAAAAGTTACCTCGAGGCGCCGGTGACCCTGGTTTCCTGCGACTACGGCGAGGATGCCTGA
- a CDS encoding alpha-ketoacid dehydrogenase subunit beta, producing the protein MAEITCREALNQALAEEMERDPRVFILGEDVGLYEGSFKVTRGLLARFGEKRVVDTPIAEAGIVGLACGAAMVGLRPVPELMTVNFAIVALDQIMNHVAKVRYMFGGQVEVPLVIRAPGGGGNQLGAQHSHSLEPLFMHCPGLRVVAPSVPADAKGLLKSAIRCRDPVIFLEHEGLYGVKGEVPEGEHLVQLGQADIKRPGRDVTLIAVSRMVYVCLEAAEMLAGRGIAAEVVDLRCLNPLDMATVIASVRRTHRAVTVEESWLTGGWGGEVAVRIMEAAFDELDAPVLRVGGADVPMPYNHELEKAAIPDAEAVCRRVEELF; encoded by the coding sequence ATGGCTGAGATTACCTGCCGCGAAGCGCTGAACCAGGCCCTGGCCGAGGAGATGGAGCGAGATCCACGGGTTTTCATCCTCGGCGAGGACGTCGGTCTCTACGAGGGTTCGTTCAAGGTGACGCGGGGCCTGCTGGCCCGTTTCGGCGAAAAGCGGGTGGTCGATACCCCCATCGCCGAGGCCGGCATCGTAGGCCTGGCCTGCGGCGCGGCCATGGTCGGTCTGCGCCCGGTGCCGGAGCTGATGACCGTCAACTTTGCCATCGTCGCCCTCGATCAGATCATGAACCATGTCGCCAAGGTGCGCTACATGTTCGGCGGGCAGGTGGAGGTGCCGCTGGTCATCCGGGCCCCCGGGGGCGGCGGCAACCAGCTGGGGGCCCAGCATTCCCATTCCCTCGAGCCCTTGTTCATGCACTGTCCCGGGTTGCGGGTGGTGGCGCCATCGGTGCCGGCCGACGCCAAGGGGCTGCTGAAAAGCGCCATCCGCTGCCGGGATCCGGTCATCTTTCTCGAGCACGAAGGGCTTTATGGCGTCAAGGGAGAGGTGCCGGAAGGCGAACACCTGGTCCAGCTCGGGCAGGCCGACATCAAGCGGCCCGGGCGCGATGTGACCCTGATCGCCGTCTCGCGTATGGTCTATGTCTGCCTCGAGGCAGCAGAGATGCTCGCTGGCCGGGGCATTGCGGCGGAAGTGGTCGATCTGCGCTGCCTCAACCCCCTCGACATGGCCACGGTGATCGCGTCCGTCCGCCGGACCCACCGGGCGGTGACCGTGGAGGAGAGCTGGCTGACTGGCGGCTGGGGCGGCGAAGTGGCGGTGCGGATCATGGAGGCTGCCTTCGACGAGCTTGATGCACCGGTGCTGCGGGTCGGCGGCGCCGATGTCCCCATGCCCTACAACCACGAGCTGGAAAAGGCCGCCATTCCCGACGCCGAAGCCGTCTGCCGGCGGGTCGAAGAGCTGTTCTGA